The Brassica oleracea var. oleracea cultivar TO1000 chromosome C7, BOL, whole genome shotgun sequence sequence CAAAGAATAAATGGTTCCGAGACTCCAAATCCCTTTTACACAACATACAAGCTGTGTCCGCACCAGGTTCCCACTGAACGATTCTGTCCATAGTTGAAAGTCTGTTCCGAGCAGCCAGCCATGAAACAAACGCATACTTAGGAGTCGCCTTTGAGAACCAAATACTCCTAGACCAACTACATCTCTCCTTTTGCGAATGAAGCAACATCCAAGTATCATGCATTGAGAATTTTTGTTTGTACCCTGACCCATCCCTCCACATATTTACATCCTCATCCTCCACTCTTAACTTCCTCCGAACAGCCTCCATTTCTGCCTCAATTTCCCTAAGAACCAAAGAACGATAACTTCTCCTCCTTTTATCTCTCATAATAGCTTGTGCTACCGTGGCTTCTCGTTTTATGCCCATGTCCACTATACCTCTTTCCCCCAACAGTGTAATTAGAACTCCCTTCTCAGACCAATGATCAAACCAGAAAGAAGTATTCCTTCCATTCCCCAAGTCTTTTTTATGAAAACTCCTTGCAACCCCCCCTCATTTTTACCATCTTTCTCCACATCCAAGACCCCATCTGCGTATCCTCCTTGATCTCCCAGAATTCTTTTTCTTTAATAGGTTACTCCTTATCCATTTCCCCCAAAGAGATGATCCTGAGAGTAGCCTCCAAATGATCTTTAAAACATTTACTCTATTCACCACCTTAAGATCTCTTATGCCCAGACCTCCTTCATCTTTTTCCCAACAAACCGTTGACCAAGCCACCTTAGCACCAGTAGCCTTCAGTTCTGGACCCGACAACAAAAATGCTTCACAAACTCGCTCAATATCCCGAATACATTTACTAGGAAGCAGATAGACTGAAGCCCATAAATTTACCAAGCTCATTATCACAGGTTTGATCAACTGTAAGCGCCCAACATAAGAGAGAAACCTACTCGTCCATGTGCTAATTCGACATCTAATCTTCTCCACCAAATGAAAGTAATCTTGCTGTCGCATAGCTTTGGTCATCAAAGGCAATCCCAGATAACGGACTGGGAGCTCACCCTTTGCAAAAAGAAAATTTGATAATATTCTACTCTCTTCCCCTTCAGAAACTCCAGAAAGATACAACGTAGACTTTTCAATGCTAATCTTCAAACTCGACCACTCAGAAAATTGATCAAATACAGATAAGGCTCCCTGAACTGACTTTTTTGATCCTTCAACAAATATCATCAGATCATCCGCAAAACACAAGTGGGTAAGAGCTAGGGACTTACAGCGAGGATGATACTTGAAAACTCTTGCCGCTGCAGCACTGTCAATCTTTCTGGAGAGCACATTCATGCATAAAACAAATAGGTATGGAGAAAGAGAACACCCTTGGCGCAACCCTATTGAGCTTTGAAAGTATCCAGCCAAATCCCCATTCACTTGTACTGAAAATGAAGCCGTGGATATATAGAGCTTGATCAGACCAATGAACTTCTCCGGGATTCCCAAAGCTTCTAAGCTCTTTAACACAAAGTCCCATTGTACTGAGTCGAAGGCCTTGGAAATATCAATCTTCATAACTCCCCTCGGCGAACCTGAACCCTTATGATAGTCCTTTACTAACTCAGAAGCCAAAAGAACATTCTCCATCAATAAACGCCCCTCAATGAAAGCAGACTGGTTCTCAGATATTATCTTGGGAAGAATCCTCTTCAATCTAATAGCCAATATCTTTGAAACCACCTTGTACATGACGTTACAACAAGATATTAGCCTAAAATCCTTCATCTCCAACGAGTCTTCTTTCTTCGGAACTAGAGCAAGAATTGTAGAGTTCACACCTTTCGGGAGAAAACTGAACTTGAACACTGACTGTACAGCTACAATGAAATCATGACCAATCACTGGCCAAGCAGTACGGAAGAATTTGCTTGGGAATCCATCAGGTCCTGGTGATTTATGAGAAGGCATAGAGAAAAGAACCTTGCAAATTTCCTCTCCAGTTACATCTGCATCCAAGTATCTACCATCATCCTCAGAACATCTATACTGCAACAGCTCTTTTAGTTCATCTACGTCCGCACCCTTATAATCATCAGGACACTGGTTCAGAAACTCAGAGAAATGTCTTTCAGCCTCCCCTTTTATCTCCCCGTGAGTTACAACCATCCTACCATCAGAACAACAAATTTCTCTCATAGCATTTTGTGCTCTTCTAGCTCGGATAGAGTTATGAAAAGTTTTGTTATTGAGATTCCCCACTTCCAACCAATGCAACTTGGCTTTTTGTTTAAGATGATCTTCTTCTAACCCAGCCACAAACAGCCATTTCTCGTAAGCTTCTGCCTCCTCTTGAACACTCACATCCGTAGCCATAACTAAAGTATTCTTCTGCTTTTCACAAAGAACTTCATAAGCTTCTTGAGCTCGCTTTGTAAGATTTCCTAGCTTTTCTCTTCCCAGCGCACGAATAAGAGGTTTCAAATTCTTTAGTTTTTTTTAGAATCTGAACATAGCAGAAGTTGAATGGAAAAAGACCTCTCATTAATTTATTAATAGTCAAATTGGCGTACCCTGTGTTTAATGACTAAGCTAAAACCTAATAAAAACCTGATAAATAAGCAAAATTGACTAAAATCATGAAAAACATGACAGATAAGTAAAATCAAAATAATTATATATCTAATTACATATTTTATAGTTATATTATTTAAATTAATAAATTATGGAATCAACTAAAAACTATTATAAATTAATGACTCAGCGAACCTAATTAAAACATGACAAATAAACAAAATTACCTAAAATCATGAAAATCATGATAAATAAGCTAAATCAATTCATAAATAATAGTATAGATTAATTAATATATCATCATATCATCTGGATGTCAAAAAAAAAAAAGTAAAATGAAATTGATGTTTGCTGCTAAAAAGTAAATATATCATCATCATCTGACAAATAAATCGTGCTCAAAGGCCAGTTAAAAAAATAAGGTGCTCAAACTTGTTATGATAATGTTCACATTTTAGCATTTTGTGGTAAGAGCTTCCTTTTCTAATAAACTGGTATTAATATGAATATGAATCATGACTACATCAATTTATTCGGCAAATTAAAAGAATAATCAAATCAACGATACTAGCTTTTCTGCTTCAACTCAGCTCCACATGATATTCAGTTCAACTCAGCTCCGCATGATATTCAGAACCTATAAAGCAGTTCAAACTAATTAGTATTAAATAGAAGTGCAGCTCACTTGTTTGAGATATTAAACAGTTCAAAAAATAATCAAATCAATCTTTGAGATATTTATTTTTCTTTGGGAACAGATATGATATTAATAATTAAACATGATTAAACGTGTTTGATGTTAAACTATAGTGTGGTTTATAAAAGCCGTTGATGTATGTTTGACATATGATTAACGTTGGAAGTATACGATATTAGGGTTGAATGAATACATTATTAAGTTAATGATACAGAGTATTTATACAAGGTACTTTTAGGGAATATACTGTATTTTCTTACATTTACAAGATAGTCCTTTAGATATAACTATATTGCCTCATATGCCCCCTCAAGATGGTGGGATTGTAGTGACACCAATCTTGCTGCATAGAATCTGAAACGGCAGTCGCGGAAGTGGCTTAGTTAGCCCATCAGCTAACTGGTCATGGGTTGAGACATGGGAGACACGGAGCATTCCATTCTGGATGTGTCCTCGTACAAAGTGGTAGTCGATAGCAATATGTTTCATTTTGGAATGAAACACTAGATTTTGACAGAGGTACGTTGCTCCAATGTTGTCACAATACACTGTAGGTGGAGATGTGAGTCGGACTCCAAGTTCTGTGAGGAGTGAGCAGATCCAGCGCAGTTCCGCAGATGTGTTTGCGACCCCTCTATATTCAGCTTCTGTGCTTGATCTTGCAACACTGCATTGCTTTCGTGATGTCCAAGATATCGGGTGAGAGCCCAGGTAAATGATGTAACCATTTGTGGAGACATAGTCATCAGAGTCACCAGCCCAATCTGCGTCCGTAAACGCATGTAGTTGTGCTGTTGTTTGCTTCCGGAGTAGAATCCCATGACTTAACGTTCCAGAGAGGTAGCGAAGAAGACGTTTTACAGCCAGCCAGTGAGCAGTGGTAGGTAGATGCATGAACTGAGACAGCCTATTGACAGCATAAGCGATATCTGGTCGTGTGAGAGACAAGTACTGAAGGCTTCCTACCACTTGCATGTACTCATGTGGATCAGAGAGAGGCGAACCAGCGTAACAGGCTTGGTAATATTGTTCTTAGCGCGGGTCACCATAGAGTGTATTGGAGGTGGTTGTGGTGCTTGGGCTACTGGAGTTGCTGAAGACGGTGACGTCAATGTTTCTGTGTTTGTCGCTGCAGCCGCTGTGTCAGAGATTTCACTCGCTGCAGTGGTCGACTGTGCTGGGTCCGCTGTTGCCGTCGACGGAGTCACTTGAGGCGAAGTTGCCGAGCTCGGAGGTGAGCTCTCCACGGTCGTCGATGGTGTCTGTACAAGTGGTGGTGTCGGGTAGATTGTGGTGTGAGGTTGATAGTTATGAGTTTGGTTAACTGGCTCAGGTTCTGGGTTGGTTGGTGGATGTTTGAGTTGATGGTATGGGAACTGTGTTTCGTTGAACCTTACATGTCGAGATGTGTACACTCGATCAGTAGTAGGATCTAAGCACATATAAGCACTTTGAGACAGAGAATATCCAACGAAAACACAGGGAGTAGAACGGTTTTCAAGCTTGTTGGGAGCATATGGTCTGAGCCACGAATAGCAGAGACTCCCAAAGGTGCGGAGCTTGCCATAGTTTGGGGTAGTGTGAAAGTGTTTTTGAAACGGAGACTGGTTGGCTAAGATAGGTGTGGTGAGTCGGTTTATCAGAAACACAGCAGTGGCAAACGCTTCTGGCCAGAACGTAAGGGGCATCCTCGCAGTGGATAGCAGTGAGAGGCCAGTCTCAACTATGTGTCTGTGCTTTCGCTCAGAGAGGCCGTTGTGTTCAGGGGTGTGGGGTGGGGTTGTTAGGTGGGATATGCCATTGTTTGCTAGGTAGGATCGCATGGCCAGATATTCTCCTCCATTATCTGAATATAGATGTTGAATCTTAGCTTGGAACCGGGTTTCAACCAAGGGTTTGAACTGGAGGAAGATCTCTTTTACCTGAGACTTAGCAGTGAGTGGAAAAATCCATGTATATCGAGAAAAATGATCAACGAAGACAAGATAGTATTTGTCGTTTTTGTTTGAGGGTACAGGCGATTGCCAGACATCAGAGAATAAGTATTGAAGGGGTTGAGATGAGGTGATTGAACTTTGGTGAAAAGGCAATTTATGAGTTTTATTCAAAATACATTCGTTGCAAGGAGAAGAACAGGAAGCAGTGTTTAAGTAAGGTAAAGCAAACTTTGAAACAACAAATTTGAGAATGGATAGTGAGGGGTGGCCAAGCCGGTTATGCCAGCGATCCAAGGTAGCTTTTGTATCAGGGTAGGTTGCATAGGCTGATGGATTTAGGGTAGGCTTGGGCCACTCATACAGATCACCCTTCGTTCGACCTTGAAGTAGCCGCGCCCCCGAGCTGAGATCCTTCACCTGAAAGTGAGCAGGAAAGAATTCAACAGAAACTTGGTTAGCATTGCAGAGTCGATACACAGAGATTAGGTTCTTGTTGACATGTGGAACACACAACACATCATTAAGTTTAAGAGGTTTAGAGGAAGTAGGGAAAGTCATAGAACCAGTGTGTGTAATCGACATGGTAGAGCCATCTGCAATCGCAACTTCTTCACCTCCATGGTAAGGTTGAAGTAGTGCTAGATTGTTGAGGTCTGATGTCAGGTGGTGCGTTGCTCCACTGTCAAGGAGCCACGGACTGGGATTGTAGGGTGTAGCAGCAATGAAGTTTGCTCGTGGCTGCCAGGGTAGTGAAGCATTCGCGTACTGCTGTGGAACGGCTGAGACACCTCCAGACATTTGCATTTAAGTGCAACGTCGTGTGCTGTGGCCGAATATCCCGCATAGTTGGCATTTGCCTTGGTACCCACGAGGAGATGGCTGTTGCGAGTTTGACTGAGCAGACACACTGAACTGTTGCTGTTGCTGCCAGGTTTGGTTTCCACGATATCCTCTACGTCGAGTGTTGTTGAACTTGTTGTTGCCTCTGTAATTTGTGTAGTTGGCCGTGACAGGAGCAGAGGGGTTAGGGGTTACAAGAGTTTGAAGCTTGGCCTCCTGGTTGATTAGCTTCTCATGTAGCTCAGCTAGGGAAGACGCTGTGTCTCTGCTCTCCACCTGATCGACCATTGTCTTGTATTCTTCTGGCAGTCCACCTAGGATCTTCTCAATTTGATCCTCATGATCCAATGGTTTCCCTAGAACCGCAAGCTGATCAAATCGAGTTGTGAAGCCTTGAAAGTACTCGTTGATCGATTTGTTTCCTTTGGTCCAGTTATCGCTTTGCTGCTTGACTTGCTTTATGTGTCCCCTCGTCGGCTTTGCATACGTTGCAGTAAGAATCGACCAGATCTCTGCAGATGTGTTCGTTGTCGATAAGATTGGTTGGATCGATGGGGTGATAGCGCCTAAGAGTCCGCTGTAGACTAGCTTATCCTGGCGCTTCCAGAGGGTGAAGTCAGGGTTCGGGACTACACCTGCGTCAGTGGTGATGGTGGCTGGAGGAACCACCGTGGAGCTGTCGATGTGGCCGGCTAGATCATATCCATCAAGAAGAGCGTGGACCTGTCAATTCCACATTAGGAAATTGGTTGCGGTGAGCTTAGTCACGTTCGTCATATTGACGTTGAGGAGAGTCGGCGTGGATGAGATGGTGATTGTCTCACTTGCAGTCGCCGGAGTTTGAGAGTTTTTTGACATTGATGTCGGAAGAGTGAAAAAGATGAGAGAATTTTTGAAATTTTTTGGGAATGGCGGCTTAGAGCTGCTCTGATACCATATACGATATTAGGGTTGAATGAATACATTATTAAGTTACTGATACAGAGTATTTATACAAGGTACTTCTAGAGTATATACTGTATTTTCTTATATTTACAAGACAGTCCTTTAGATATAACTATATTGCTTCATAGGAAGGGTCTAATTACAAAGTATAAAAGTCGTTGATACAAAGTCTCTAACTATAAATAAATAATATGAAGTATTTGATACAAAGTGTCTAACTACGCAACACAAATAAATCAAACACGACACAGGAAGATTAATTAGACATAGACTCAGCACAGGTGAACGTATTATAGGGAGAAGGGTTTGGAGGATCATTAACTTGAGCCACGCCTTCAAGCATCTGTGTTACATTTCTCATGTTAGGCCTCTTCCCTGGCTCTTCTTGTATACACCATATCCCTATTTTCACATATCTCTCCACCAAGTCCATATTGTCTAATGCCTCTAAATCTTCTTTGATTAGATCTTTCAACCTCCTTTGTCGGAAACAGTCGTACGCCCAATCTATAAGAATCACATTATCCTCTAGATCAACAGCTTTCTTGCAGCACACGATTTCCAAAAGCATGACTCCGTAGCTATAGACATCGACTTTGGATGTAATGGGACTGTTCCTGAACCACTCTGTCGCCACATAACCCTTTGTTCCGCGGATGTTGGTGAGCGTATGCGTCTGGTTCATCATCAGAAGCTTGGCTAAACCAAAATCCGAGATCCGAGGATTGTTATACTCGTCTAGAAGAATGTTCTGAGGTTTTATATCGCAATGTATGATCTGCTCGCTGCACTCTTCGTGTAGATACAAGATCCCACGTGCAATCTCCACCGCGATTCTCCTTCTATCTTCCCAGCTAGGTCTTGGACGCCTGAAGAGGAAACCGGCTAACATCCCATTAGGTAAGAACTCGT is a genomic window containing:
- the LOC106303250 gene encoding uncharacterized protein LOC106303250, whose translation is MGIKREATVAQAIMRDKRRRSYRSLVLREIEAEMEAVRRKLRVEDEDVNMWRDGSGYKQKFSMHDTWMLLHSQKERCSWSRSIWFSKATPKYAFVSWLAARNRLSTMDRIVQWEPGADTACMLCKRDLESRNHLFFECSFSSQLWEQLTKGILCGNYTNVWSSILETISDEGMERKKRFCLCYALQISLHTLWRERNRIKHEEKPIPIEAIIKMVDKSIRNKLSIMRSKGVKRVGKWLAVLV